One window of Ziziphus jujuba cultivar Dongzao chromosome 5, ASM3175591v1 genomic DNA carries:
- the LOC107421051 gene encoding esterase isoform X2, whose translation MALDDCHFPAIFNFGDSNSDTGGLAAAFPHAVSPPYGETFFHDTVGRYSDGRVILDFIANSFDLPFLGAYLDSLGNNFKHGANFATSASTIRLPKIVLPDNGGYSPFFLDFQTGHFQILKATSETQKHGVGTVNSDSIPDMNSYSKALYTFDIGQNDLSQGLWGLNGNLTIDEVKNTTIPDMIDGFVYNFKNIYYSSGGKAFWIHNTGPIGCLPYCLIRFPSAEKDKAGCAKDYNEVAQYYNSKLKEAVVQLRNDLPLAAITYVDVYSAKYALFAEPEKYGLEKPLIACCGYGGDYNYNMDRGCGGMIDVNGSQILVGSCQKPWLRVNWDGIHYTEAANKVVFDKISSGAYSDPPIPLKHACHRV comes from the exons ATGGCTTTGGATGATTGTCATTTTCCGGCGATCTTCAACTTCGGAGACTCGAATTCCGACACAGGTGGTCTTGCTGCTGCTTTTCCACATGCTGTCTCACCGCCTTATGGAGAAACCTTTTTTCATGACACTGTTGGAAGATATTCTGATGGCCGTGTTATACTCGATTTTATAG CGAACAGTTTTGATCTCCCATTTCTGGGTGCATACCTAGATTCCCTGGGGAACAACTTCAAGCACGGTGCAAATTTTGCCACATCAGCATCTACCATTAGATTGCCAAAAATTGTTCTTCCAGATAATGGAGGATATAGTCCCTTTTTCTTGGACTTCCAAACAGGCCATTTCCAAATACTAAAAGCCACATCAGAAACCCAAAAGCATGGAGTAG GGACAGTAAATTCTGATTCTATACCCGATATGAACTCTTACAGTAAAGCATTGTACACGTTCGATATTGGGCAGAATGATCTTAGTCAGGGTTTGTGGGGTTTGAATGGTAATCTCACCATTGACGAAGTTAAAAATACAACTATTCCTGATATGATCGACGGTTTCGTATATAATTTTAAG AATATATACTATTCATCAGGAGGAAAAGCATTTTGGATACACAACACAGGCCCAATAGGCTGTCTACCATACTGTTTGATCCGATTCCCATCGGCAGAAAAAGATAAGGCCGGTTGTGCAAAGGATTACAATGAAGTAGCTCAGTACTACAACTCCAAATTGAAAGAGGCTGTTGTTCAACTCAGAAACGATCTTCCTTTGGCTGCAATCACATATGTTGACGTATATTCTGCTAAATACGCCTTGTTTGCAGAACCCGAGAAATATG GATTGGAGAAGCCATTGATTGCATGTTGTGGGTATGGAGGAGACTACAATTATAACATGGATAGAGGGTGTGGAGGAATGATCGACGTGAATGGAAGCCAAATATTAGTGGGTTCATGCCAAAAACCCTGGCTTAGAGTGAATTGGGATGGGATTCATTACACTGAGGCTGCTAATAAAGTGGTGTTTGACAAAATTTCAAGTGGAGCTTATTCCGATCCACCTATTCCTCTCAAACATGCTTGCCATAGAGTTTGA
- the LOC107421051 gene encoding esterase isoform X1, which translates to MENFVKLGLSICFSWMLLSSSSVSMALDDCHFPAIFNFGDSNSDTGGLAAAFPHAVSPPYGETFFHDTVGRYSDGRVILDFIANSFDLPFLGAYLDSLGNNFKHGANFATSASTIRLPKIVLPDNGGYSPFFLDFQTGHFQILKATSETQKHGVGTVNSDSIPDMNSYSKALYTFDIGQNDLSQGLWGLNGNLTIDEVKNTTIPDMIDGFVYNFKNIYYSSGGKAFWIHNTGPIGCLPYCLIRFPSAEKDKAGCAKDYNEVAQYYNSKLKEAVVQLRNDLPLAAITYVDVYSAKYALFAEPEKYGLEKPLIACCGYGGDYNYNMDRGCGGMIDVNGSQILVGSCQKPWLRVNWDGIHYTEAANKVVFDKISSGAYSDPPIPLKHACHRV; encoded by the exons ATGGAGAATTTTGTGAAGCTTGGTCTTTCAATCTGTTTTTCATGGATGCTtctgtcttcttcttctgttaGCATGGCTTTGGATGATTGTCATTTTCCGGCGATCTTCAACTTCGGAGACTCGAATTCCGACACAGGTGGTCTTGCTGCTGCTTTTCCACATGCTGTCTCACCGCCTTATGGAGAAACCTTTTTTCATGACACTGTTGGAAGATATTCTGATGGCCGTGTTATACTCGATTTTATAG CGAACAGTTTTGATCTCCCATTTCTGGGTGCATACCTAGATTCCCTGGGGAACAACTTCAAGCACGGTGCAAATTTTGCCACATCAGCATCTACCATTAGATTGCCAAAAATTGTTCTTCCAGATAATGGAGGATATAGTCCCTTTTTCTTGGACTTCCAAACAGGCCATTTCCAAATACTAAAAGCCACATCAGAAACCCAAAAGCATGGAGTAG GGACAGTAAATTCTGATTCTATACCCGATATGAACTCTTACAGTAAAGCATTGTACACGTTCGATATTGGGCAGAATGATCTTAGTCAGGGTTTGTGGGGTTTGAATGGTAATCTCACCATTGACGAAGTTAAAAATACAACTATTCCTGATATGATCGACGGTTTCGTATATAATTTTAAG AATATATACTATTCATCAGGAGGAAAAGCATTTTGGATACACAACACAGGCCCAATAGGCTGTCTACCATACTGTTTGATCCGATTCCCATCGGCAGAAAAAGATAAGGCCGGTTGTGCAAAGGATTACAATGAAGTAGCTCAGTACTACAACTCCAAATTGAAAGAGGCTGTTGTTCAACTCAGAAACGATCTTCCTTTGGCTGCAATCACATATGTTGACGTATATTCTGCTAAATACGCCTTGTTTGCAGAACCCGAGAAATATG GATTGGAGAAGCCATTGATTGCATGTTGTGGGTATGGAGGAGACTACAATTATAACATGGATAGAGGGTGTGGAGGAATGATCGACGTGAATGGAAGCCAAATATTAGTGGGTTCATGCCAAAAACCCTGGCTTAGAGTGAATTGGGATGGGATTCATTACACTGAGGCTGCTAATAAAGTGGTGTTTGACAAAATTTCAAGTGGAGCTTATTCCGATCCACCTATTCCTCTCAAACATGCTTGCCATAGAGTTTGA
- the LOC132799069 gene encoding esterase-like: MEFLANLVRFFIYLSCSCMVLSSITIFKINFVAFGVEDCEFPAIFNFGDSNSDTGGLAAAFPSRIYKPYGDTFFHEPAGRFSDGRLIIDFIAKSFDLPYLSAYLDSQWTNFKDGANFATAASTIRLPNLIIPNAGYSPFYLDVQYTQFVRLKSTSQPKTHGEYFKRALYTFDIGQNDLNQGFFSNLSIGEFNASVPDIINSFSTNFKNIHNISGGRSFWIHNTGPIGCLPYILDAFPSAQKDEAGCAKPHNEVAQYFNAKLKEAVVQLRKEIPLAAITYVDVYSAKYSLYTHPHDNGFERPFVTCCGYGGKYNYGSVACGGTIHVNGTQIFVGSCQRPWARVIWDGAHYTEAANKAVYHKILTGAYSDPPLPLKKTCYKTPK, from the exons ATGGAATTTCTTGCAAATCTtgtaagattttttatttatctgtcTTGTTCTTGTATGGTTCTATCCTCTATAACCATCTTCAAGATCAACTTTGTAGCATTTGGTGTGGAAGACTGTGAGTTTCCAGCAATCTTCAATTTCGGAGACTCAAATTCGGACACAGGTGGGTTGGCTGCTGCTTTCCCATCAAGAATTTACAAGCCTTATGGGGACACCTTTTTCCACGAGCCTGCTGGAAGATTTTCAGATGGCCGGCTCATCATTGATTTCATTG CGAAGAGTTTTGATCTGCCGTACCTGAGTGCATATCTAGATTCCCAGTGGACCAACTTCAAGGACGGTGCAAATTTTGCCACTGCAGCTTCTACCATCAGATTGCCAAATCTTATCATACCAAATGCTGGTTATAGTCCATTCTACCTTGATGTTCAATACACGCAATTCGTGCGATTAAAATCCACATCACAACCCAAAACACATGGAG AGTACTTTAAGCGGGCATTATATACATTCGATATTGGGCAGAACGATCTGAATCAAGGTTTCTTTTCGAACTTGTCTATTGGGGAATTTAATGCATCTGTCCCTGATATCATCAACAGCTTCTCCACAAATTTTAAg AACATACATAATATATCGGGAGGTAGGTCATTTTGGATACACAACACAGGGCCAATTGGCTGCCTTCCTTACATTTTGGACGCTTTCCCGTCAGCACAAAAAGATGAAGCTGGTTGTGCTAAACCTCATAATGAAGTGGCTCAATACTTTAATGCCAAATTGAAGGAGGCTGTTGTTCAACTCAGGAAGGAGATTCCTTTGGCTGCAATCACATATGTTGATGTCTACTCTGCTAAATACTCCTTATATACACATCCCCATGATAATG GATTTGAGAGGCCATTTGTTACTTGTTGTGGGTATGGAGGAAAATACAATTATGGCAGTGTTGCGTGTGGAGGAACAATCCATGTTAATGGAACCCAAATATTTGTGGGTTCGTGCCAACGGCCATGGGCCAGAGTAATTTGGGATGGAGCTCATTATACTGAGGCTGCCAATAAGGCTGTTTACCACAAAATTTTAACTGGAGCTTATTCGGATCCACCTCTTCCTCTCAAAAAGACTTGTTACAAGACTCCCAAGTGA